In one Solanum dulcamara chromosome 1, daSolDulc1.2, whole genome shotgun sequence genomic region, the following are encoded:
- the LOC129882504 gene encoding uncharacterized protein LOC129882504, translated as MACRTVFRTVFLKEPWLPLPRNPTSFPVPLFYNHKSSLSVLRCRCKSPSYRRTQLLNCSNNGNPSSSEDDLEQGPPQEVVLKAISEVSKTEGRVGQTTNVVIGGTVHDDSTNEWLALDKKVNSYPTERGFTAIGTGGDDFVHSMVVAVESVIQQPVPQGQVKQKVSSGGKYVSVNIGPIQVVSSEQVQAVYEAMKRDVRMKYFL; from the exons ATGGCCTGCAGGACCGTGTTCAGAACGGTATTCTTGAAGGAACCATGGTTACCTCTTCCAAGGAATCCGACCTCTTTTCCCGTGCCATTGTTTTATAACCACAAATCTTCTCTATCCGTTTTGCGTTGTCGCTGTAAATCCCCAAGTTATAGAAGAACTCAGCTTCTTAATTGCTCCAATAACGGAAACCCATCTTCCTCTGAAGATGATCTTGAACAAGGTCCTCCTCAAGAAGTTGTCCTAAAGGCCATTTCAG AAGTGTCCAAGACAGAAGGGAGAGTTGGACAAACTACCAACGTTGTTATTGGGGGCACGGTGCATGATGACTCAACTAATGAGTGGCTAGCTCTCGACAAGAAG GTGAATTCTTACCCAACCGAAAGAGGCTTTACAGCTATTGGTACTGGAGGTGATGATTTTGTGCATTCTATGGTTGTTGCTGTAGAGTCAGTGATACAACAGCCTGTTCCCCAG GGCCAGGTGAAGCAGAAGGTATCTTCAGGGGGGAAATATGTATCTGTAAATATCGGACCCATTCAAGTTGTTTCCAGTGAGCAG GTTCAAGCTGTATACGAGGCCATGAAGAGAGATGTTAGGATGAAATACTTTCTGTAA